CGGAAATAACGACATCATTTTTTTTGCCCTTTGGAATCCTTATAGAATGGTTAACCAGAGGAGGCATATGAACCAGCTCTTCATTGGTTGGAGGAGCGAGCATTTCGCCCTTGTGCCCAGCAAATAGTTCGTCTGCTTTTTCTATTTTTGTCCGGTGGATCTTGATCGAATTGGATATAAAACATGTAAAGGATTGGCGTTCGCCTGCCGTAAAATCCATCCGGGCAAAAGCTCCGAAGAATAAAGTCTGTCCATCATTAAGTTGATAAACAGCCGGCTTGACCGGTTTGTCTGGCATAAGGGCTTTTAATGTTCTTTTAGATACAATTTCCGTCATCCGGTGCGAATAAACAATTCCGGGTGTATCAATAATGAATGTCCCGTCTTCCAGAGGAATTTTAACAACATCCAATGTCGTTCCCGGGTATTGTGAAGTGGTAAGTTCCGACTCTAAATCGCTGTAATCCCGGATTAAACGGTTGATCAGGCTGGACTTTCCTACATTTGCAGCTCCTACCACATAGATATCTCCGTCATTTTTATATTTCTGCAGAGCGGAAAGCACCCGATCAAATCCGGTATTTTTCTTAGCGCTGCACAGCACCACATCCACTACTTTAAGTCCTAATTCCTTCGCCTGCTTTTGCACCCAGTTTACAATTTTATTTAAATTCGTCACTTTGGGAAGCAGATCGATTTTATTTACAACGAGTAAAATAGGATTTCTTCCGACAAATCGTGGAAGGGCACTGATCAGACTGCCCTCAAAATCAAAGATGTCGATAATATGTACGACAAGAGAACGGGTGTATCCGATATTGCCAAGAAGTTTCAAAAAATCATCCTGCTCCAGGGTAATCGCAGAGGCTTCATTATAATGTTTGATCCGGTAGCAGCGCTGGCAGATAACAGGTTCCTTCTGAAACGCCTCCACAGGGGTATAACCCAGTTTACCGGGGTCTTCAATTTGTAGTCTGATTCCGCACCCAGAACATTTTAATACTTCTTTGTTCATAAATCCTCCTTAAGTTTTTGCGCCAGCAAAAAAACTTGATTGCATCTACTTTCTATCTCAAGGCCATGCCAAGAAAGCGGAGCCCGACTAGATAGTCAGGTTCCGCCATTACTGATGATCTTTCATAAAAATGCGGGCTATTTTTTCAATTCTTCTGTTAATCCTCGTAAAGAAGCCTTCATCCGCAAGTGAAATAGGCTGAACTAAAATCGTGTACAGGCCCAAACGGTTCCCGCCAAGTACGTCCGTCAAAAGCTGATCCCCAATAACCGAAGTCTGCTCCGGTCGAAGATTCATCATCTTCAGGGCCCTGTGAAAGGCCACATTACGCGGTTTTCGTGCGGCAAAAATAAACGGAATAGAGAGCGGAGCGGCAAATGTGGATACTCTCATTTCACGGTTATTGGAAACAATGACGACTTGAAACCCTAATTGTTTGACATGTCCCAGCCAATCTGCCAATTCCGGTGTGGCATGAGGATCTTTGGCTCCGACCAAGGTATTATCCAAATCCGTGATAATCCCGCGGATTCCTTGCCTCCAAAGCTTCTCCAGATCAATCTGGTAAATGCTTTGTACGGAAAGCCGCGGTACTAGCTTTTTCATTCAACCTTTCACCCCAAGCATGATGCTAATCTATACGAAACTATACCACAGTTGTTCAATTTGTTGCAAAGCAAACCGAAACAGTGTTCTTGGGGGAGTCGTTTCCCCGGTCTACCCTCTTTTCCTGCTCTTGATGTACGCATACAACTTCTGAATATTGGCATGTGCTTTTTCTTCATCAACACGGTTTAATTGGTGCGGACTATAGGTTGCCTTTTCAAACAGGGTCAGCAGACTATCCCAATAAGGCTTCATTTCCGGTTCTTCCTCTCCCCATCGTTTCACGGTTTCACGAATTGTTTCATAAGGCTCGTGTCTGTAGCCTTTTTTCTTATATAACTTCATTAGTTTATGGATATCGTGAATTAGCTTTTGATCCGCAGAGGCTCCATACATCGGGTTCAGTTTTCTCTTGACCCAATTTGGGCCTCCCAGCAAGATAAAGAGATACGATGCCGCAACTGCGCCAGCCAAAATACCAAGCGTTACATATACAGCCGAGTAATTCTTGGACGAATTTTGTACGGGCTGCGGTGTAGGCAACGGAGCAGATGTTGCCTGAGCCTCCTTGGGAGATTCCTCAGGTGCTGCACTGTAAGGTAAAGTAAATCCGGAAGTCGGTTCAAATGGAATCCATCCATAGCCGGGAAAATAAACCTCCACCCAGGAATGGGCATCTGAATTTCTTACGGTATATTCTCCAGCCGCATTTGAGTCCATGCGGAATCTAACCCCATCATCCGTATTCATCTGGCTAGGATTTGTACCGGAAGCATACCCCTTAACCCATCGTGCCGGAATTCCAAGAGAACGGGTAAGCACTACCATGGATGATGAAAAATAATCACAATAGCCTTCCTTGACTTCAAACAGGAACCCATCTACAAAATCATTACTTTGCCGTTTATTTTCATTAGGTGTATTCGTGTACGGATAAGTGGTGGATAAATATTGTTCGATCCGCTTCACCTTATCATAAATGTTAGGTTCATTTTTAGTAATGTCCAGTGCAAGCTGTTTAACCCTCCCCGGTAACCCGGAAGGCAACTGCAAATAATTGCTTACAGTGTTTGGGTTCAACTGCTCAAAATCTACTTGCCTTAGTCCGTCAACATCCAGCAGGGGCACTTCAGAAACGATTTCGTAAGTGGACGGATAGATCTCATCCTGTTTCATTCTCAGTTCACTTTGATTTGCGGACCATTTGATAAAACTGAACGGACTTTCCATACTTACCACTTTAACCGGCCTGTAAGCCGCGAACAAAACGGGATATGTGGTATTGTTCAGCATTGTTACGGTCTGCGTTACTTCTCTGGTCTTGAGCTTGGACATGTCCCATTTCGGATCTTTTGCCAAAGTAGTGTTTTTAGAAACATCTGTAAGTAAAGCTTTTTGTTCGATAGGATCTTTTTCCCAGCCTTCCCCATTATACAGGGATCTCGTTTCCCCTCTCCAGTATCCCCTGTAATTCGTTTGAACAGTCATAATAGGTGTGTAATCAAAACGGAAGCTTCCGCCAAGTTTACTGTCATCCCTGCTATAGCCAGATACGGAACTTAGCACGTTACTTAATGGCGTTTCCGGGGATAGATTGCTTTGGTCTTCAGGGTTACCAAATGCGGAAACCGCTTCTCCTTTATATCTTTTCCAGACCGTATATGGATCTGTAAGTACGGGATTAATGGAAGGAGCTAATGTACCAATTGTTAGCGATAGTATAAGAAGAATCAAAAACGGAACGATAACCGGACCCGGGGAGCGTTTTAACTGTTTCCAGCTTTCCGGAGCCCGCTTTTTAAACTCGTGTAAATGCCGGATCACCAACATGGAAAGTACGCAAAAAAGCAAAACTCCAACATGTTTCCATAAATATAAATTACTGAATGAGTCCCTGATACCAAAAATAAGAATGCCAATAAAAGCAAGCAGGCCAATTGTAAATTTGCTTTTAGTCATCCACATGACAATATTGAAAACCCACCACGTTGCCAGAACAAACCAAAGCAAAAAATAAAACTGGATATAGGCCAACTTGACTGATAGCGTCCAATAAGCCGGTAAATCGTATTTCTCAAATAACCCCATGGTTAACCAGATCAGCATTATGCCCGTCAATATAAGCTGTATGGCATTACGGAATGTTAGACCAAGTTTTGGTACCATGTAAATGGTTAACATAATGATAAGCGTTAAAGTAACGGCAAGGGCAGTTTCAGGAAGCCACCAATTGTCTTCCTTACGGATCCAGAGTACAAATTGAAGCAGGTACAAAAAAGTTAAAATGGCCATAAGACTTTGTGGCAACCAACCCGAAGGGGTTCTACGAGGGTCAGGCATATTGTTTCACCCCCCTAAGCGTGTTTGGCAGCTCTTGCAGGCTGGTTAATCCGTAGGCCGATATACCTTGCATGCGCATTTCTCTTATCCATTGATTTACCGAAACGGTTGGACGGGTACGGTTGCACATGTAGGAGGGAACCATTTTTTCCTGTTTTGACCAATTCGCCACCTGCAAGGTGGAAGCGTCAGCCTGGGCAGATATGATTATCACCAGCATACCTGGTGACCAAATGTTACTTTTCCTTTGCATAGCTTCAAGTAAAGGAAAAGAACCGT
This Paenibacillus larvae subsp. larvae DNA region includes the following protein-coding sequences:
- the yqeH gene encoding ribosome biogenesis GTPase YqeH, with amino-acid sequence MNKEVLKCSGCGIRLQIEDPGKLGYTPVEAFQKEPVICQRCYRIKHYNEASAITLEQDDFLKLLGNIGYTRSLVVHIIDIFDFEGSLISALPRFVGRNPILLVVNKIDLLPKVTNLNKIVNWVQKQAKELGLKVVDVVLCSAKKNTGFDRVLSALQKYKNDGDIYVVGAANVGKSSLINRLIRDYSDLESELTTSQYPGTTLDVVKIPLEDGTFIIDTPGIVYSHRMTEIVSKRTLKALMPDKPVKPAVYQLNDGQTLFFGAFARMDFTAGERQSFTCFISNSIKIHRTKIEKADELFAGHKGEMLAPPTNEELVHMPPLVNHSIRIPKGKKNDVVISGLGWIKVNGTFGADLIVHAPKGIKVIVRESLI
- a CDS encoding YqeG family HAD IIIA-type phosphatase translates to MKKLVPRLSVQSIYQIDLEKLWRQGIRGIITDLDNTLVGAKDPHATPELADWLGHVKQLGFQVVIVSNNREMRVSTFAAPLSIPFIFAARKPRNVAFHRALKMMNLRPEQTSVIGDQLLTDVLGGNRLGLYTILVQPISLADEGFFTRINRRIEKIARIFMKDHQ
- a CDS encoding transglutaminase TgpA family protein, with translation MPDPRRTPSGWLPQSLMAILTFLYLLQFVLWIRKEDNWWLPETALAVTLTLIIMLTIYMVPKLGLTFRNAIQLILTGIMLIWLTMGLFEKYDLPAYWTLSVKLAYIQFYFLLWFVLATWWVFNIVMWMTKSKFTIGLLAFIGILIFGIRDSFSNLYLWKHVGVLLFCVLSMLVIRHLHEFKKRAPESWKQLKRSPGPVIVPFLILLILSLTIGTLAPSINPVLTDPYTVWKRYKGEAVSAFGNPEDQSNLSPETPLSNVLSSVSGYSRDDSKLGGSFRFDYTPIMTVQTNYRGYWRGETRSLYNGEGWEKDPIEQKALLTDVSKNTTLAKDPKWDMSKLKTREVTQTVTMLNNTTYPVLFAAYRPVKVVSMESPFSFIKWSANQSELRMKQDEIYPSTYEIVSEVPLLDVDGLRQVDFEQLNPNTVSNYLQLPSGLPGRVKQLALDITKNEPNIYDKVKRIEQYLSTTYPYTNTPNENKRQSNDFVDGFLFEVKEGYCDYFSSSMVVLTRSLGIPARWVKGYASGTNPSQMNTDDGVRFRMDSNAAGEYTVRNSDAHSWVEVYFPGYGWIPFEPTSGFTLPYSAAPEESPKEAQATSAPLPTPQPVQNSSKNYSAVYVTLGILAGAVAASYLFILLGGPNWVKRKLNPMYGASADQKLIHDIHKLMKLYKKKGYRHEPYETIRETVKRWGEEEPEMKPYWDSLLTLFEKATYSPHQLNRVDEEKAHANIQKLYAYIKSRKRG